In Campylobacter mucosalis, a single window of DNA contains:
- a CDS encoding RNA polymerase factor sigma-54 — protein MLRVKQANTQKSKLNTTLRSWLGLLSVNLDELKENLENFCEKNPFVTIENRIKVPKKNFFKEISKNSVSDTLEAVVVQKDSLWQTLINQINPPLFPTQKSQTIAKKIIECINDEGYFEYDDEILAGFNSDEVEKIRKRFAYLEPVGVGAKDLKESFLFQLDELYSDDKSYDFAKILIENFDDLAKFTKQKEYENAINLVKKLKNPPAIEFINDSAQVTPDIIINNDENGISVSLNDDFYPEIVLDALDIKSEFVQNRIKEAKDLIDALEMRKATLYKIGLMIVEYQYDFFFGGEIKPMRLKDIADDIARNPSTISRAIANKYLLCSRGTIPLKKFFATAIDDDVSNEAIKQFLVEIINKENPKKPLSDLKIVELIKKEFNIDIVRRTITKYRQMLNIGSSSERKRVYEMKG, from the coding sequence ATGCTTCGTGTAAAACAGGCAAACACCCAAAAATCAAAGCTAAACACCACGCTAAGGTCGTGGCTTGGGCTTTTAAGCGTAAATCTTGATGAACTAAAAGAAAATTTAGAAAATTTTTGCGAAAAAAATCCCTTTGTAACGATTGAAAATCGCATAAAAGTGCCTAAAAAAAACTTCTTTAAAGAAATTTCTAAAAACTCGGTTTCAGATACGCTTGAAGCCGTTGTCGTGCAAAAAGATAGCCTTTGGCAAACACTGATAAATCAAATAAATCCACCACTTTTTCCCACACAAAAATCGCAAACGATAGCAAAAAAAATCATTGAATGCATAAATGATGAGGGCTATTTTGAGTATGATGATGAAATTTTAGCTGGTTTTAATAGTGATGAAGTTGAGAAAATTCGCAAAAGATTTGCCTATTTAGAGCCTGTTGGTGTTGGAGCAAAGGACTTAAAAGAGAGCTTTTTGTTTCAGCTTGATGAGCTTTACTCTGATGATAAAAGCTATGATTTTGCTAAAATTTTAATAGAAAATTTTGACGATTTAGCCAAATTTACAAAGCAAAAAGAGTATGAAAATGCTATAAATTTAGTAAAAAAGCTAAAAAATCCACCAGCCATTGAGTTTATAAATGACTCAGCACAAGTTACGCCTGATATCATCATAAATAACGATGAAAACGGCATTAGCGTGAGCTTAAACGATGATTTTTACCCTGAGATAGTACTTGACGCACTTGATATAAAGAGTGAGTTTGTCCAAAACAGGATAAAAGAGGCAAAGGATTTAATAGACGCACTTGAAATGAGAAAAGCCACGCTTTATAAGATTGGCTTAATGATAGTTGAGTATCAATACGACTTCTTTTTTGGTGGCGAGATAAAACCGATGAGGCTTAAGGATATCGCAGATGATATAGCAAGAAACCCCTCAACCATAAGTCGTGCGATAGCAAATAAATATCTACTCTGTTCACGTGGGACGATACCACTTAAGAAATTTTTTGCAACGGCAATTGATGATGACGTTTCAAACGAAGCGATAAAGCAATTTTTGGTTGAAATCATCAATAAAGAAAATCCAAAAAAACCACTTAGTGATCTTAAAATCGTTGAGTTAATTAAAAAGGAATTTAACATAGACATAGTTAGGCGAACTATCACAAAATACAGACAAATGCTAAATATAGGAAGCTCTAGCGAACGAAAACGAGTCTATGAAATGAAAGGATAG
- the lptB gene encoding LPS export ABC transporter ATP-binding protein, with protein sequence MHKLQVKELKKTIKKTQIIKGISLEIKSGEVVGLLGPNGAGKTTTFYMICGLISPSSGGVFLDDKDVTAVPLHKRAQMGIGYLPQESSIFKDLSVEENLLLGAELIYKDKKECEQKVNEMLELLNIEPIRLRKGVSLSGGERRRCEIARSLMITPKFLLLDEPFAGVDPIAVSDIQSIVRDLKNLGIGVLITDHNVRETLAICDRAYVIKDGSLLASGSANEVANDKNVRTHYLGEEFKLLE encoded by the coding sequence GTGCATAAATTACAAGTAAAAGAGCTTAAAAAAACGATAAAAAAGACGCAGATTATAAAAGGCATAAGTTTAGAGATAAAAAGTGGTGAAGTTGTAGGGCTTCTTGGTCCAAATGGTGCTGGTAAGACGACCACATTTTATATGATTTGTGGGCTAATTAGTCCAAGTAGTGGCGGGGTGTTTTTAGATGATAAAGATGTAACTGCTGTGCCACTTCATAAACGAGCCCAGATGGGCATTGGCTACCTGCCACAAGAGTCTTCAATATTTAAAGATTTAAGCGTTGAAGAGAATTTACTTTTGGGTGCCGAGCTGATTTATAAAGATAAAAAAGAGTGCGAACAAAAGGTAAATGAGATGCTTGAACTGCTTAACATTGAGCCTATTCGTCTAAGAAAGGGTGTAAGTTTAAGCGGTGGCGAAAGACGGCGTTGCGAGATCGCTAGAAGCCTGATGATAACGCCAAAATTTCTACTTCTTGATGAGCCTTTTGCGGGTGTTGATCCAATTGCTGTTAGTGATATTCAAAGTATCGTAAGGGATCTTAAAAATTTAGGTATCGGCGTGTTAATAACCGATCATAACGTGCGTGAAACCCTAGCTATTTGCGACAGAGCTTACGTCATAAAAGATGGCTCACTTCTAGCTAGTGGCAGTGCAAACGAGGTTGCAAACGATAAAAATGTCCGCACACACTACCTTGGCGAAGAGTTTAAACTCTTAGAGTAA